The segment AGAGGCGTTCCCAGGCTCGCCCGGCGCCGTCCGGGCCCGCCTGGTCCCACAGGCGGGCGCTGGCCGCGAGCTGCCCGGCGATGGGCTCGGTGCCGGTGTCGGGGCGGTGGAGTTCGACGAACGCGCCCAGCCACAGCCGGGCGTCGTCGAGGTCGGCGGTGTAGGCGAGTTCGGCGGCGGGCCGGAACACCGGCCCGCCGGCGCTGGCGCCCCGCCGGTGCTGGCGCGGTGCTCGGGCGCGGTGATGAGGTCCAGCGGCCCGCAGCCCGCAGCCCGCAGCCCTCGCCTCGGGTGCGGGCGTCGGGCACACCCGCGCCCGGCGCACCGGCATCGCCGACCCGCAGGCCCGCAGGCCCGCGTAGACCGACGGGTCCTCAGCCGACCGGTCGGGCGCGCGCCGCGACCACGTTCAAACCGCAGCGGACCAGCATCGATCCCGACGGGCGGACACGGTGAGCGGCCGGAATTCCGGTTGCCCGTCGTCCCTTTCGCCGCGTACTTTTCGGGCCAGCGGCACGTAGCTCGATCAGTGAGAGCACCAGGCTCGGGGCCTGGGGGGTGCGGGGGCAGGACCCGCCGTGTCGGCCATGGACAGCAACGCTGAGCAGCAGCACTCGACGACGACCACCTCCACCGACTACGCGCACGGGCAGCTGGCCCGGGCGTTCGCCGTGGCGCTTTCCCACCCGGATCCGGCGACCCGTTCCCGCGCCGACGCACGGGCAGGCCGCTGGCGCGCGGTGCTGGCAGGGATGCTGGACGGCAGCCTGCGGATCGGTTCCCGGACGCCGGTGGCAGGCCTGCCCGCCTGGGTGACGCCGGAGGTGGAGCGCGGCGGGTTCGCAACCGGACGGGCCTGCGCCGAGGGGCCGTTGCAGCCCTACGAGGTGGCGGCCTGCCGGGCGGCGGGGATCCCGGAGGGCCGGGCCGCGCTGTTCGCGTACTCGCTCACCGAGGCCGGGCTGACCGGGCTGTGGGCGCTGCTGGACAGCGAGCGCTACCGGGTGACGGTGCCCGAGGAAGCGGCGCTGCTGACCGTGGCGTGGCTGGTGCGGGCCGGCGAGCAGTCGGCGGCTCTCGAACTGGTCGGGGTGCTGGCGCCTTTCGCGGCGCGGCTGCGCTTCACGCCCCCGCCGGGTGACAGCGCCGGTGCTTCGCCCGACGCGGTCCACCGGCGGTCCGTCGGCGACGCCGTCACCGCGCTGGCCTCCCGGAGGCCGAACCGGTTGGTGGAGACCCAGCGCGAGGCGCTGACAGTGTGGCTGCCGTTCTCCGACGAACTGCTGGCGCACTGGCTGGAGGCAACGCAGGACGGGCAGCCGCTCGACGCGGACCCGAGCCCCGAGTGGCGGCGGCGCGGCGCCGAACTGCTGCTGCGGTACCGGACGCTGGCCGCCGCGCACCCGCTGTGCGGCAAGCACCGCAGGCGCGGGACCAACCTCGCCGTGCTGCGGTCCGCGCTGGAGACCGCGGTCGCCGGCGAGCCGCTCGACCCCCGGCTGCGTGGACTGCTGCGGTCCGCGGTGGACGGCATGGTGAGCAAGCGCGGACTGCCCGGGTCCGAGACCCACTCCGCGCTGCGGGCGGCCCAGGCCGAGCAGGCCGCGCTGCCCTCCCACCACGCGATCGCGCAGGTGCTGCTGAGCCGTCTCGCGGTGCACGGCCAAGACGACGGCCTGGCCGAGCCGGACGCCGTGCTGATACCGGTCACCGCCGCCGAGGCGGCCGAGTTCGGTGTCCCGGCCGCCTCCGCGGTACCGGCGGCGCTGTTCAAGCCGGTGCTGGCGGCAACCAGCGCGCCCGTCGAGACGCTGGTCGAGCGCGGGCTGGTGCCGTCCGCCGAGGTGCTGGCGGAGCTGGCACCGCAGCTGGCCGCAGCGGCGGAGGCCGAGGCGCACGCCGATCCGGCGCTGCGCGGCCTGGTGCCGGCCGGTCACCGCGCGTTCGCCGGGCGGCGGTCGCTGCTGCTGCTCGACTACGCGCACCAGATCCGGGCGGAGGAGCTGCCCTGGGTCCGGGCGGTTCGCCCGTACCGGAGCGGCGACCCGGCCGCCCAGCAGAGCGGGCTGGCCGCGCTGCGCCGGCTCGGCGAGCTGGCCGTGGGCACCTTCCCCGGGACGATCCTGCCGAACCCGCTGATCAGCGAGCTGGCCGGGCTGGCGCGGCGGCCTGATTCCGCGCTGCCGTTCACCGAGGAGCTGGCGGCGGACATCTTCATGGGCGGCTTCACCCCGAAGTTCGCGGCGGCCGCCGGGATCGCCGCGGGCCTGCTCGAGGGGACGCTGTACGAGCGGTACTTCGGCATCGACTACGCCGGGGTGCGGGCCCTCGCCCAGCGCGCCGAGGAGGACGGGGAGCGGTCGGTGGTCGCCCGGGAATTCTCGGAGCTGTGCCGCCGTCGCGCCGGCAGCCCCGCACTCCGTGGATCGGTGGCCGCCAACGGGACGGTGATCGAACAGGCGCAGATCCTCACCACGCACAACCTGGCCGTCCTCGCCGGACCGGTCGGCGTCGTGCCGACGGGCGGCTGGCCGACGGCGGCACTCGGCGCGTTCACCACAGCGCGGCGGCTGGTGGCGCTGGCCGAGCGGCTGCCGCGACCGCTGCCAGCGGTGAAGAATGCCGCGTTCGCTTGGCGGCAGCTGGTCTTCCACCTGTCGCTCTGCTCGCCGCAGGAGCAGGTGGCCGTCCTCGCCGAGATCGAGCGCGACCATCCGCCGCGGCTCGCCCCGGCGGTGGCCGGCCTGCAGCTCGCGACCGCTGGCGGCGGGGTCGAGCCGGACGATGCCGACGGTCGGCGTTTCCTCGGTTGGAGGGTGGGCCCGCACTGGCTGCTGCGGCGGTGACGCGCCAGCGGGCCGGGCGGGTCAGCGTCATTCGAGGCCGACCAGCGGTGCCCGGTCGAGCTGCTCCTCGGTCAGCTTGGTCCGGCGGCTGCCGAGAGCCTTACAGTCCACGAGAGCCTCGCAGTCCGACTGCGGCCAGGATGGTGACCAGCTGTCCGGCTTCGAGGCGCTGGGTGAGATCGAGGCTGACGTCCAACAGATACTCGCGTCCGTGCCGGATGACGAGCTGTTCGGCGCCGTGGCATCGAGGACGTCGATCTGGTGTTGCGGCTCGAGCAGCACCAGCTCACCACCTGCCCCGGCCGGGCTGTTCCGGCGCCGCCACCTCGTCTACGCCGCCCGCCCGCCCGCCTGCCGCAGTCGCTCGCCGAGTCCGTCGTCCTGGTCGAGCTGGACGCCGAGGACGACTCGGAGGTGCTCTCGCTGTTGGCGGCAGAGCCGGCCGGCGGGCACCTCTACCTGGACCTCGGCGAGCACCTGGCCGACGCCGTCACCACCTCGCAGGCCTGCGCCCAGCCGCCGAGCCGGACCACCGCCCGCTGCTGCCCGCCGGTGTCACCGGGCGCAGCTGGCGGCCGGTTCGGGGCTGCGCGCCGCGGTGCTGCCGGGGCGGGGGGCGGGTGGGTCGGCCATCGGCCGGTGGCCGCCCCGCTGCTGTCCGGGGGTCAGGGCGGTACGGGCCGTGCTCCTGGGCATTGGCGGCCGGCAGTACCAGGTCCTCGGGGGTCAGGGGGCCCCGGCCGCTCGGCTGCTCAGAGCACGCCCACCAGCACGATGACCAGAGCGGGCAGGGCGACGAAGACCGTGCCGAGGTAGACGCCGAGGATCCAGCGCCGTTCGGAGGCGAGGCGGGCGAGTTGCTCGGCGCAGTACAGCGGCAGGGGACGCAGCAACGGGATCACGTAGATCGCTACGATCGCGAAGAGGTTGTAGATCAGGTGCACGAATGCGGCCTGCAGCCCGATCTTCGCGTCCGGCCCGACGCCGGCGAAGGCGGCGAAGACCACCGTGAAGGTGGTGCCGAGGTTGGAGCCGACGACGACGGGATACACCTGAGCGGGCGTCAGGATGCCCGTACCGGCAAACGGCACCAGCACCGAGGTGGTGATGGTCGAGGACTGGGTGACCACGGTGACGCCCATGCCGGTCGCCATGGCCAGGTACTCGTTGCGGCCGACGGCCTTGAGCAGGGCGTCCCGGGCCCGGCCGACCATCAGCAGCTTGAGCAGCGTGCCCAGGTAGCGGACCGCGATCAGGATCAGCGCGGCGCCGATCACGATGGTGAACAGCGGGCCGAGCGCGGCGCTGACCTGCGCGGTGCCGTGCACCACCGCGTGCTCCACCGGCCGGGTCACTGACCTGACGACGTTGAAGTGGGCGGGGTTCGGCAGCCAGTCGGTCCCGTACAGGGCGTCGGTCAGCGCGCGGCTGATGCGTTGCAGCGGGTGCCAGATCAGCTCGACCGGGAAGAAGAGCAGCAGCGCCAGCCAGTTGTAGAAGTCGTGGACGGTCGAGGCGCCCAGGGCCCGGCGGAACTCGGTGCGGTTCCCGATGAAGGTGAGCGCGACCAGGCTGGTCGTCACCGTGGTGCCGACGTTCGCGCCCAGGATGATCGGGACGGCGCCCTCGATCGGCAGCGCGCCCGAGCCGACGGCGGTCACGGCGATGGCCGTGGTGGTGGTCGAGGACTGGATCAGCACCGTGCCGAGCACGCCCACGCTCAGCCCGACCCACGGATTCGCGGCGAACGCGAACATGGTGTGCGCGGCGTCCCCGCCCAGCCCCGCAAAGCCGCGGCTGATGATGCTCACGGCGCAGATCAGCAGGTAGATCAGCCCGGCGACACCCAGCCAGCCCAGGACTGTTGTCCCGGTGGAGAGTTCACCGGCTCCGTCCGGCTCGCTGCGGTCCGGCTCTCGGTCGGGGGTGGCGTTCGCCATGGGCCAAGGCTACGAGCCACGGCAGCGCGGCGGTCGCCGACACACCCGGCCGACGGGCCAGCGGCCCGGGGCCCAGAGGTCCGATGACCCGGCGATCTGGTTAGTGGTCGTAGACCACCATCACCGGTATGCCCCGCGCCACCAGACGGGCGGTGACCAGCGGTTCGATCAGCTCCCAGCGGCCAGGCCGCTCGCCTTCTTCGGTACCCGGGCCCGCGTGCGCAGCGCCGACAGCCGCGTTCCGATCGGGCAGCCGCCGATCGGCGCTCGCACCAGGGCTCCCAGCGGCTCGCCGGAGGCCGGGCGGACACCAGCCCGCCCCTCCGGCGCGGCCGCCGCCCGCCAATCGCGCCGCCCCCCGGCGACGGCCGACATGGTCCCCGCAGAACGGGGCACACGCCCGCAGCGAGCCCTCTTCCACCACCTGGAGGTGCACATGTCCGCGACCACGCTGCTGCTGTTGGCCCCCCTCGTCCTCGCAGCGGTCCTCACCCTCACCGCACCCTCCCTGGCCCACCGCCACCGCCGCACCGGCCCGGCCGCACTGCGCAGCGAACACCCCCACCGCCCCCGCCACGCCCGCCCGACCTCCTGACCCGCCCGGTGGGTGCGCCACGCTGTCCTGGCGGACGAGAGTAACGAGCAGTTGTTCGCGCGCCGGGCCCGGGTGTTCGCGTCGTTCGTCTCGGCGGGGTGTGGTCAGCGCAGTTGAGGTAGCACCGAGGAGGCGGCCTTGCGGGCTTCCTCGGCTGTGGGCGCCGTGATCTGCACCACTCTGCTGCCCTTGAGGACGTCGAGCAGCACGTGGTCCTGGGCGTCTTCCTGGACGTGGAAGCTGTACGCCGCGTCGCCGAGCCCGGGTTCCGTGACAGGCTGGCCCTTGGTGTGGTCGACGACGTCGCGGAAGGACTGCCGGTCGTAGGAGGCGTGGGCAACGCTGACGTAGAGCTCCCCTTCCCGGTAGGCGCATTCGCCCACCTGCTCCTGCGTTATCTCCTGCGCCGCGCCGGGCTGGTGGCCCAGCACGTCCGCCGCCACGGCCCGCGGGGGTACGGCCGATCTCCGTTCCGGCAGGAGCTGACCGCCGTCGGCAGCGGGTACGGGGATGCTCCGGCCCCGCCCTGCAGGTTGATGACCGGTCGTCAGTTCGTTTGCCTGTTTGCCCTCTTCGGGGTCGTGTCCTGCCCGGTGATGTTGTCGTCCTCGGAAACCTCCGGGCATCGGAGTGGACGGCCGGGTTGGGGGAGGGGCACCGGTACGGAGGTGATCGGCGGCACCGGCCTGCGCAGGGAGCCCTGGCCGGAGTTGATGCCCGACGGGCGCCCGGCGCCTATCCGCCCCCGAACCCCCGACCGACCGGTGCTGGCTGTGGACGGCTGCGCCGCCGTCGTTCACCACGCCGGGGCCGGCACCACCGCAGCCGGACTACGGGCCGGAGTACCCGCGGTACCCGTACCCGTCATGGCCGACCAGCCGTTCTGGGCGTCTCGACTGCACGCCCTGGGGGTCGCCCCCGGGCCTCTGCCATTCCAGGACCTCAATGCCGGAGCCCTCGGCGAAGCGATCACCACCTGCCTGTCCGAGCCCGCCCACCGCCGCCGCGCGGCCGAACTCTCCCTGCGCATCGCGGCAGAGAACGGTACCGCCGCGGTGCTCGCCCACATCGGCTCCCGGGAGGCCGGGTGAACCCGAGCTTCGTCCCACCACCGTGCTCCCGGTACCGGGCTGTCAGATGCACTCCGCAGCAGTCCGGGCCGGCCTCACCCGAAGCCGGGTGTTCTGGCTCCGGGTGAGGACGACCCCGCGTTCGACTTCGCCACCGCCCAGGCCTGGATCTGGGCCGCAGACGCGGGACTGCGGGCCACACCGGCCTCCCGCTGAAACCCCTGCGCCGCTTCTGCGCCGCGCCCCGGTGCCCCGAGAGCAGCCTCCGGTCGGCGGGCCCGTGCGGGCGGCACCACTACCAGCAGTACCGCACCGGCCGCGCCGCCGGCCCGGAGCAGCACTACGGCCGGACCCAGTGCACGGTGCCCGGCTGCGGACGCCCGCACCGGGCCCGCGGGTCCTGCACCCGCTGCTACGAGCGCCACGCCCGCCGGCGCGATCGGAGCGCAGGTGCGGCTCAACGCCCGGCGCCGCACCCGCCGGGGGCCGGGCGTTACCGCCGAGCCGGAGCACGAGTTGTGACGTCGGTTGCGGCTCCTGGACGCGGGGCCCTTGGTGCACGTGGTTACGAGGGCCAGCCGCCGTACGGCACGGTGATGAGTTCCATGGCGTGGCCCGCCGGGTCCATGAAGTACACGCCGCGGCCGCCGTCGTTGTGGTTGACCGTGCCGGGCTGCTGCCGCCGGGGATCGGCGTAGTGCTCGATGCCGCGCTGTCCGATCCGGGCGTACGCCGCGTCGAACTCCTCCTCGGAGACCAGGAAGGCGTAGTGCTGGGGGGTGATGCTGTCCGCGGGGACGGTGGCGAAGTCCAGCGTGACGCCGTT is part of the Kitasatospora cineracea genome and harbors:
- a CDS encoding Na/Pi symporter encodes the protein MANATPDREPDRSEPDGAGELSTGTTVLGWLGVAGLIYLLICAVSIISRGFAGLGGDAAHTMFAFAANPWVGLSVGVLGTVLIQSSTTTTAIAVTAVGSGALPIEGAVPIILGANVGTTVTTSLVALTFIGNRTEFRRALGASTVHDFYNWLALLLFFPVELIWHPLQRISRALTDALYGTDWLPNPAHFNVVRSVTRPVEHAVVHGTAQVSAALGPLFTIVIGAALILIAVRYLGTLLKLLMVGRARDALLKAVGRNEYLAMATGMGVTVVTQSSTITTSVLVPFAGTGILTPAQVYPVVVGSNLGTTFTVVFAAFAGVGPDAKIGLQAAFVHLIYNLFAIVAIYVIPLLRPLPLYCAEQLARLASERRWILGVYLGTVFVALPALVIVLVGVL
- a CDS encoding glycosyltransferase yields the protein MPDGRPAPIRPRTPDRPVLAVDGCAAVVHHAGAGTTAAGLRAGVPAVPVPVMADQPFWASRLHALGVAPGPLPFQDLNAGALGEAITTCLSEPAHRRRAAELSLRIAAENGTAAVLAHIGSREAG
- a CDS encoding VOC family protein, producing MSVELNHTIVHARDNRESAEFFADLLNLEITAEWGPFIAVALGNGVTLDFATVPADSITPQHYAFLVSEEEFDAAYARIGQRGIEHYADPRRQQPGTVNHNDGGRGVYFMDPAGHAMELITVPYGGWPS